The Microbacterium foliorum genome has a window encoding:
- a CDS encoding HPr family phosphocarrier protein — MTVSRTVRIGSSHGLHARPAKLFAQAAKESGIPVTIAKDSGKPVNAASILGVIALAVEHGDYVTLTADGDGAEGVLDTLTELLTTDHDQESA; from the coding sequence ATGACCGTCTCCCGTACCGTTCGGATCGGCTCCTCCCACGGACTCCACGCCCGCCCCGCGAAGCTGTTCGCGCAGGCCGCGAAGGAGTCGGGCATCCCGGTGACCATCGCGAAGGACTCCGGCAAGCCGGTCAACGCCGCCAGCATCCTCGGTGTCATCGCGCTCGCGGTCGAGCATGGCGACTACGTCACCCTCACCGCGGACGGCGACGGCGCGGAGGGCGTTCTCGACACCCTGACCGAACTGCTCACCACCGACCACGACCAGGAGAGCGCATGA
- a CDS encoding PTS sugar transporter subunit IIB, protein MRILVVCGAGASSTFVAQRLRRAASEAGLEWDASAGMEHSVAGGAHDLVLVGPHLADRLDAIRDVARTRAVVLPEDVFADRDGTRTLALVRSILADTTSKGTS, encoded by the coding sequence ATGAGGATCCTCGTGGTGTGCGGCGCTGGCGCGTCGAGCACGTTCGTCGCGCAGCGGCTCCGCAGAGCGGCGTCGGAGGCCGGTCTCGAATGGGACGCGTCCGCCGGCATGGAGCACTCCGTCGCCGGAGGCGCGCACGACCTCGTCCTCGTGGGCCCTCACCTCGCCGATCGCCTCGACGCCATCCGCGACGTGGCGCGCACCCGTGCCGTCGTCCTCCCGGAGGACGTCTTCGCCGACCGCGACGGCACCCGCACGCTGGCGCTCGTGCGCTCGATCCTCGCCGACACCACCTCGAAAGGAACATCATGA